The Candidatus Eisenbacteria bacterium genome includes the window GTTCCGGCTCGAGGCCCAGGAGACCGTGGACTCCTCGCTCGTGCGCCGGGTGGAGCGGGTCGGGCCGGGCGGATTCACGCTCCGGGTGCCGGCCGGCAGCTACCGGCTCCGGGCGACGATCGTGCCGCCGGCCGAGAGCATGGAGGAGCCGCAGACGCTCCAGTGGCAGGACGTCATCAACGTGGAGCCGGAAGAGGAGTACGGTCCCTTCGAGTTCACCTTCGGCACCGTGGGCACGCGCCCGCGCGACGAGGATGACGAGGATGAGGAGTAGGCCATGAACGAATCGAGGCACGCGTTCGAAGGGGTTGGTGTCGCGCTCGCGACGCCGTTCCGGCGGGGTGCGGTCGACCTTCCGGCGCTCTCGCGGCTCACGGACCACCTCGTGGAGAAGGGAGTCCAGGCGTTCTACCCGTGCGGGTGCACGGGCGAAGCGACGTCGTTGACGCGCGAGGAGCGCTCGCGCGTGATCTCGGCCGTCGTCGAGGCCACGCGGGGCCGGGCCGCGGTGATCGCCGGGACGGGCACCGCCGTGACCGACGAGACGATCGAGCTCTCGAGGGAGGCGATCCGCCTCGGCGCGGACGGCGTCATGGTCATCACCCCGTACTCGATCAAGCCGACGCAGGAGGGCCTGGTCGCGCACTACCGAGCCGTCGCGGACGCGATCGAGAAGCCGATGGTGCTCTACAACGTGCCGGGCCGCACGGGCGCGTCCATCGCGCCCGAGACGGTGGCGCGGCTCGCGGAGCACCCGATGATCGTCGCGATCAAGGAAGCGAGCGGTTCGCTCGACCAGTCGAGCGCCATTCGCACCCGGTGCGGGATCACCATCCTGGCCGGGGACGACTCGCTCTTCCTGCCGCTCCTGGCCGTGGGGGCTCGCGGCGTGGTCTCGGTCGCGGGGCACCTCGTGCCGGCGGAGATGGTGGCGATGCTGAAGCACTTCCGTGCGGGACGCGTGCAGGAGGCCGAGGCGATGCACCGCCGGCTCTACCCGATCT containing:
- the dapA gene encoding 4-hydroxy-tetrahydrodipicolinate synthase yields the protein MNESRHAFEGVGVALATPFRRGAVDLPALSRLTDHLVEKGVQAFYPCGCTGEATSLTREERSRVISAVVEATRGRAAVIAGTGTAVTDETIELSREAIRLGADGVMVITPYSIKPTQEGLVAHYRAVADAIEKPMVLYNVPGRTGASIAPETVARLAEHPMIVAIKEASGSLDQSSAIRTRCGITILAGDDSLFLPLLAVGARGVVSVAGHLVPAEMVAMLKHFRAGRVQEAEAMHRRLYPIFRALFLETSPAPLKHALERLGLMTGELRLPLVPVKPETATAVDQAMDEVGVAGLAGVGGSARAAS